The following proteins come from a genomic window of Danaus plexippus chromosome 3 unlocalized genomic scaffold, MEX_DaPlex mxdp_34, whole genome shotgun sequence:
- the LOC116778701 gene encoding E3 ubiquitin-protein ligase TRIM23, with protein sequence MDDPENSISVLCLGPKGSGKTTLLKKLQNAEGIDYTYSPVPTIGTNIYDVQYINKHGKKQVLSIREVGGEMAPLWSNYYEGVEKVIFVVDTSNLCQISSAAVMLYTLLAEPKLKKAKFILVLSKMDAAYRQMRNEALLMLQYTRLCNELPNAPVLLEASPLTDEGLDILKTYLTASKRVTVPIPALK encoded by the exons ATGGACGACCCGGAGAACAGCATTTCTGTTCTTTGTCTCGGTCCCAAGGGTTCTGGGAAGACGACGTTGTTGAAAAAACTACAGAATGCTGAAGGAATAGACTATACATACAGCCCCGTTCCAACTATTGGAACGAATATTTATGATGTCCAGTACATCAACAAGCATGGGAAGAAACAAGTTCTCAGCATCAGAGAAGTTGGTGGGGAGATGGCTCCTTTATGGAGTAATTATTATGAAGGAGTGGAAAAG GTGATATTTGTCGTGGACACATCCAATTTATGTCAAATTTCTTCTGCGGCTGTTATGCTCTACACCCTTTTAGCGGAgccgaaattaaaaaaagcaaaG TTTATTCTGGTTTTGAGCAAAATGGATGCGGCCTACAGACAAATGCGCAATGAGGCGTTACTTATGCTTCAATACACTCGGCTGTGCAATGAACTACCAAATGCACCGGTGTTACTTGAAGCGTCTCCTTTAACAGATGAGGGACTGGATattctaaaaacatatttaaccgCATCAAAACGAGTTACAGTCCCGATCCCcgctttgaaataa